GAGGCCTGACAACGACAAAAACAGGAAGACATACAAAAACATAACACAATGACACATTGATAACAACAATATTGACAAAAATGTGTCCATTTTGTGTTGACTGGAATTTTTGACACAtagttttgattcattttcagATGCGAATGAAGTCGCAGGCACATGTGGTCTTCATAAGGATTATGAAACCACGAAAGGAAGAGAGAACTATCCATGGTCGGCCCAGATTGTTGTCCAGGTGACAAATgaagaatttgacttttcattctttttgcCCATTGCATTACAATCTGCCTCTGTGGACTTGATGTAATTATTCATGTGTGTCTGGCTGCCTCTTTAAGAACGAGGGAAGGGTCATGAGATGTATGGGCTCTTTGGTGACGCCCATGTTTATCTTGACCGCCGCTCACTGTTTCACATTTGAAGATCTGCCCAGACACGTCGTGGTCGACATTGACGACGGACAGGGCAGAAGTAAGTGTATACCGACCGATTGGCCCTCCATTTTGTTCCAAAAATGGGGTCTCCAAACTACGGCCTGCGGACCACTGCCTAGTTTTTATAGGCCTAcaccaaatgatgaaaataacgTTGAATAAGGACCTCACAAAAAGTTTCAATTCAACCTAAATTCTATTGCACTGTACCggattttctctttctttctctccttAACAGCAAAAAGAGTTAAAAATTTCTTTTTACACCCGAAGTTCAATATCAGCGCTAAAGTGAACGAGGGCGTTAAAGAGTTTTATGACTACGATGTGGCTCTCATCCAACTAAAAGAATTTGTGAAAATCTCCACTCTAGTCAGGTACAAGATGATTTGATAATAGTTTGAATGATAGCCGTTTTGAAACTGTCTTTTAGACCTTGTCTTGTCTTTGTGCTCAGACCTATTTGCATACCCTGTACCCAGGGGACAAGTGATGGTCTAAAACTTGGTGGTGAATCCACTTGCGCACAACAAGGTAGGCAAAATTCTAATTAATCTGCAAATGAAGATGTATGTATCGATTAAATAGTTTGATTCATGGAGTTATCAGATAGCAAACATTTATATGTTGCAGATTTTTTGTAATGAGATATATTACAAAGATATGACTGTTTATGCTAGcaatataacatttattttgacctgTACATCCAGTGACGACCACAGCTCTTCATGTTAACATAAACACACACTGCTTTTTCCGAACAAATAAGCAACTCCCCACCCGAGGGCAGTGTATCCtcccaaatcaataaaacaaatacatcactttcaaaacaaaccactaCAAAGCCCCtctaactaaataaataatcaaggcAACAAAAttcaaagcttttttcttattaaattaCTGGATTTAATCGTTGTAACACTGggaggaaaatgaaatgaaaaaaaaataataataatgcactcTCAGTCTGTAAATAAAACACTCAAAACTGCATCTTTGTGCTCTCTAAAAACAGAACAGCTTCTGTTAAAGAATATGGAGAAACTTACTTTCCTGACAAGTAGAGGCAAGTGGGTGGACGAAAAACACGTCCACGCTAAGCTTGGTGATAATGTGAGTTGTTGACAAATGTGGCCTCATTTTATAGCAAATGTTCCTTTGAGTGAATGTTGGCTTTCCCATCATGTGTCACAGCGGGATGACTGCATTAGACACGCTTTGGACGCGCCGGGAATCACGACAAATAACCCACAAGTTCCTGTGACTGAAAACTTCTTATGCACCGGAGGTCGAGCACCCCTCAGAGACCATATAGCATGTAAAGGTAATGTCGGTCTAGTCTTTGCTTGAATGGCCACGACTGTAAATGAAAGGCAATAAgattataaaaaaagaagagaaataataaaacaaatgaataaattaaaaaaatcaataaaaaaatcaacttattattatttcttttcatGACACTGTATTAATTTATACaaagcctaaccctaacacaCCTCTACAGCCAATGGTAATATTTTAGCCGACATGACCTAAAATATGTGGACAACAGATCTTTATGAGGTGATGTTGATTTTTATGCTTTTTAATGGCCATAAAATAGTCACTATATAAGGTTAACTTTATACTAAGGAATGTCGTTTGGGCCAGGTGATTCTGGAGGGGCTGTGTTCAAGAACTACGAACATCGTACAGTGCAGGTGAGCCTTCTCATATAAGATCATCTTGTTCGTTTTGGCATTGTTATAATtggttatggttttttttttctccctccagATTGGAGTGGTCAGCTGGGGAAGCCAAAATTTGTGCAAGGGTGGCGGTGTTGTCGAGTCACAGGAGAACTCCCGAGATTTCCACATCAATGTTTTCAGAGTTGTACCTTTCCTCAAATCTATACTTGGAAATGACAATGATGATTATTCCTCGCTGAACTTCTTGAAGAGCTAAAtgctaaataaatgtatatgtaaCATGTTGCTATGACAATAATTGCAGAGGAAGCTGGCATGAACTATAATAGTCCCATTTAGATTTTTGAATAAatctttttctcaaattttagacacatttgtatttatttgcaaaaaaattaaatggcaGTTCTTCCAATTGATCTCACCTGGTAAAATCAACCAATCAGATTCTTCCCAGCAATTCTCCATCCTTTTCCCCAATCAGAATTTTAGTTCTTTTCTTCCTAGCTAAGTCTCACCTGTGTCATTTATcttgtcacactttttttctctaaagatAAAATATAGTTGCTTCAAATCTATCATTTTTATCGCACTGTATCACATTTACATGCTGAGGATTCAAATTCAGAGGCGAGTACAACATGTTGTCATCCTAATTTTGTGGCCGCTGAGTAGGTACCCCCCATAGCGTTCATCATATTCAACAATTTTCCTTTACAACTGGTCGTTTGTCAAATTGCGAATACAAACGCGGCGCGGAATTACTAAAAGGTTTCATTAAAAGGCTTTTACCTTCGCTGATGGAACGTTCCGACTCTCCTTTTAGGTCACAGAGTCGAGGCTTGCTTCCAGCTTGTCTGCGCGGGCCTACGCATTGCGGACACCACGTCTGGTGGCGTGCCAGCTCGCATTATTCAAATTGAATTTAGCGGAAAGTACTTATGGTTACAACGCCGGACAGCCCTGTCTCCCTCTGCGGTGCAAATCAGCGCGACTTGTCAttgtttgttgtgtgtgttATTTTTACGAGGCCTGCATTGCATTAGAAACGATGCAGAGGCGGGTTTATGGCCTCGAATGAGCTTATTTGACTTGATCAGCTGACCATTATGCCGTCATGGTTGGCCTCAGTGGATAAAAGTACAACGAGCCATTCTTCCTATTGGCTAAACGTCCAATATGTGACTTTTCCATCTGCGTCACTTTGGCATGTGGCGCTTCCCGCCCGCTGTGTGTGTGCGGTCAATGCTTTTCAGGAGCATTCCCACGGGAGCATTCATCTCATAACTAATTAGGATGGAGAGAAGGGGAGGTCAGCGGGATGGCCGGAGACAGAAGATGTGAGCGAGACCAACGGGAGTCCTAATTGAATAAAAGCTCCTCCTGCTCTCAGATGTCGTAAACAAAAATGCTTTAGTTAGCCATCTCACTTGTCTTCTACTTTATTGTCCACCTGCTAACCTCAACATGGCACCCTCCCATGTAAAGCCCAGaatcaatcaaagccaaagGGATGAGATACTTGAGCAATTCCACCCTTGGTCTTATGCCTAGCCAGCCCACACAGCAGATTCCTGATGAAGCATCCTACTTCCTCAAACTCTGGCTGATCTGTCTCTCTGCTGCTCCTAAATCAACCTTATAGTCCATTTTAGAAATTACTCCCATCAATAAGTGCATAGATTCCTTTTTCCGCCATTTGTGCTGAGAAAAGTGCTAGCTGCTGATCCTTGTAATCCGATTGGTAAGTTTGAAAGGAGTCTTCCAGAACTTGCAATATATGGCTGCTCCCGATTAATACTGGAAACAAAGCTAAAATAATGATGTGGTAGTTATGAAATGATACCCTCCAATCAGACATTCTTCTTGCACCAACGAATAATGTTATCCTATTTGTTTCCCCATTAGCTATCCTATCAGTATTTACAACAAATATCTAAACTAATTACAGTTTTTCAATTTCCGCAGCCGAGCTAAATCATAACAAAAATCCCatcctttaaaaatataaaatccaTTGACATTAAAAACTCCAACTACACAACGTGCCaattacaaaacacaaaaatatacatcCTCCTCATGGTGAAGCAACAcattaccccaaaaaaatctgtccTGATGAAATTATAGCATATCATTTTCATGTAACACTTTTGTAATGATAATCCCTTAAAGCACCAGTCATAAAGCCAGGAATGAAATCTGCCTCATGTCAGCGTTTACAATGAGAAGCACTTGCATGATTAGATGTCTTTGCGATCAATGCCGCCTCCTCTGACGATCATTAAGACTGCTCTTAACAGATTACAGCCCCCTCCCTGGCACGCACTGCCCCTCTCTCATCCTCTCCCGCCTGCTCCTCCTTCtttaacacatacacacacacaaactgtaACACACACAGGAGGACCTGACTCTTTATTTCTTCATCTGAACATTTTTGGAGCGTCCCGTCGCTCTATCAAGTGTTGGCTGATGAGATGCTCAATGTGTGACATTGATATGACAATCTAAGTATAACTCCATTTTTAAGTCAGATACCAGAAGCCATGGAGCTGCTCGCCTTATCATTATTCCACCTCttgattttatgttttaatcCATCAGGAGCCACCAGCGTCATCACAGGTAAGTCCTACACGCCTAAAAATTTCATGCAGCTACTGCCAAAACTTACTAGTGGATCGCTTTTTGATGGGATTCTTCTTGCCTGACGCCATTCTTGATACTGGGGTCCTAAAAGTGGATGCATTCGAAACCAGAGGTAAGTAGCGGATATAATATTCACACTTTTAGATACACTTGCAAGTCAAAAGTACACCAACAACAATAATTATGTTCACTTTTTATCAACTCTGTCACAGAGATACAAGTTTGACTATGTATTTTATAACTGTAATGTATCTAAAGTGAGATCCGAGATCAGATAAGACTCGTTAGGATTTCAAAATATTCGATTATCCTGTCACTGTTTTCACTAGTGTAGCTTTGGACTTGCCACATATATAATTAACAGTGATGAATATAGCATCTAATACATGTACAGACATTAGCATCAACTTTAAAATTAAGTTGCATGTAATTGATATTTAATGAACTGTACTACATTtcctttgcacattttttttcattctgtagTGGCATCATGAGCACACACAACTTTCCCAAATTTAACTGAGGCAAAATGTTATTTACAATGTCAAGTATGAAATTGaactttgggggaaaaaacacattgtacCTTCTTCCATTTGGTGGAAGAGCATCTGTTGGTTAGACAGAAAGATATTCGATAGCTGGAAAAACTATAGTCAAAATTGTGAATATCTTGTGTTCACTGTTGATAGGTCAGCGCATTTGCAAGGCGGGAAACAGCAGGCCTTGTTACAAGCTTGCTTACTTCTCCGAGTTGCGCCGGAGGTTGAATTTTGCGGATGCCGACCTGGCCTGCCGTCGGGATGGCGGGCAGCTTCTGAGCGTGGAGTCGGCGTCCGAGCAGAAGACCATCGAACAGCTCATCGCCGATTTGAGGCCGACCGATGGAGACTTCTGGATCGGGCTCCGGCGTAACCACGGCGACGAGGACAGCAGCGGCAGTAGCGATTGCTCGTCGCAGTACCGCTGGTTGGATGGCACAAAGTCTACGTTTAGGTGGGTTAGGTTTAGGATGTATATTAACTCTTTGATTGCCATTGCAAAAGGGTGAAATTTGGGAGAAAAAGCAACTTATAATTCCATCTATAGCCTaatattatagttttttttaacttagatACTCTCCTGGAACCACTGAATAGCTATATGCTTTATAATGCTTTTTTCAGACTAATGTTATAGAATGTTTAGCAGTGCTAATCATTGAACTCTGCTTAAGACTAAAAAAACATGCGTTTGTCCTTTCAGAAACAACACAGAACGCAATTATGATGATGTCATGCAAACTGTGATTGCACCCAATCAGATTGGCCGGATTTCATCTTCATAGTGCTCTTAGCAcgaatactcttcatttaatttcatatttCTATTACCGTTCACGCACAGAGTCTAATGGAATTGCAGTTTTTCGTTTTAAATATAGTACTTCTCGCTATGTTATGTCTCGGGTGATATGTATTGCACTATAGTTCCAAATGACAGCCTCCAAAATGGCCATTCGATAAGATCAATAGCTCTCTCTTAAACAATTACAGTAAAAGTGGACATTACGACCCCCGAGAGAGAAAGATTTATCACCGGATTGCATTCGTTTTATCCGAGCGAGCTCAATAAAAGAGAGCTGAATGACAGAcagcgtgtgtgtgcatgtgtgtgtgtatatgtgtgtgtacaggAACTGGCATTGGGATGAGCCATCATGCGGCTATGAGGTGTGCGTGGTGATGTATCACCAGCCGTCCGCTCCCCCAAGCCTCGGTGGTCTTTACATGTTCCAGTGGAATGACGACAACTGTGAAACCAAGCACAATTTCATCTGCAAATACACAGCAGGTCAAACTGGCTTGCTCATTTGAAGCATTTGAATCTGCTTACTTcactttttcttctgttttctttCTCCAGAAAAGTCAGGTGTTTCGTCACCTCCTAACTCGACACACGCAGgtaaaatgcattatttttaggttttttttgaaAGATCTTAATGGTGCTGTTTTATCCTCATAGACATTTTCCCCTCATCTGTGCCCTGGAATCCGAATGATCACAGTGCAAAGAGAAATACAGGTTAGTCAATAGTACCCCcctaaaagccttactaatatTTTTAGTTCATGAAACATATTGTCATATTATGTCTCATTTTGTCTTAGCAATGAATGTGATCTACATTATCATCCCCACAATTCCACTCATTCTACTGCTGCTGACGGTAACGTGTGTTTGCTGCTTCAAAATGCTCGTCGCAAGGTGAGGATTCGATAAATTTGACCTGTCAATCAATGACTGGACCCATCCAAAATGGAAATCGTGCTGGCAGAGCGCACAAAGTATTCGTCCTTAATTTGAACCTCAATAATGCATTTCTATCGATCACAAAGCAGCTAATCTGCATTTGGATTGGCATAAACAAGGCGCCATCCTAAATTGATGTGTGTCTAACACCCTGATTGACCTCATTATTTCcagcaatgatttttttcctcccacagcGCATGTTTGTTTTCCTCCCGACAGACGGACGAAAAAGCAGAAGTCCGAAGTAACGTTGACGGAAACCGGCGCGTCTCCGACCGACGTGTATAACATGATTCGCTCCCAAAAAGACGACGACTTGGTATCTACGCGGCCCCACACTAAAAACACGTCCTTTCTCTGCTCGTCCCCCGACACCCCCACGGGGGATTACGACAACCTCGGAGGCCGTGACACCGAGAGCGGTTTCGTGACTCTCGCCAGCACCGAGAGTTGCTTCCTCAACTTTGACCTCAACGACCTCAGCTTGGGCCGCCGGGGGACGCGGGACCTCTACAACTGCAGCTTAGGCCGTCCGCCGAAGAAGGACCCTGCCGACGGGGGTCTAGCTCGACCCGGGCTGTTTTACGATCGCAGTCTGAGCCGCCGCACCACCAAGAGTGAGCATTTCGGTAGCGGCGGCGCCTACGGGGATCACGAGTTATTCGATGATATCCTGGCGGCGAAGAGGGAGCTCTATGAGCCCAAAGCGACGGCCGGGGGGGAAGCCGTCAAGGCGGATCTGTATCAGACGTACAGCAACGATGGCAAAGTGGACTCTTACCAAAGCATCCTGGGAACGTACGGAGGCCGGAAACCCTACCAGGCCACGCTGGATGGCTATAAAAGTGGCTTGAATCTAAATGGAGGAAGGAGATACTTGGATGAACAACACTGGCTGGACAGCGAGAAGTACTGACATCATGTAcacttgtgtgtgtgagtgtgttgaCTTCATGATAAAAAGTTGCTTGCGTGTGGTTGTACATGGTTATGTAAATGGGGCAAATCTACAGTAATTGAACATgactttttttaactgtatgtatatatatattttcaaataatgaaaaaaattctgttAGATACCTCCCCAATTCAGAAAACATGCTAGTAGTTGAACTCTAAAGAAACCATAGGTGTGATGGATGATGGTTGCTCCTCTATATGAACCCTTAAATTTTACATAAATAAGACACATTGACtataatagacatccaatccatttgaaatcagAGGACTGGCAGTGAATAATCGCATTAGTGCCAATAACGGTAATAGACATTCAACCCGTTCGGACTGGGAGGTATTCCCAATTAGTTCATGTTAACTACAGTAAGTAGATTCACTGTTTGGACCTTTAGTTCACGAGTTATGAATTGATATTACGGCAATCAGGATGAGTTTTAAGTATGATCATGGCGGTGTTGCATGCACTGAACAATTCtcagagaaaatgcagtttgttAATGACTTAAAACACTCAAGCGTCTGTAAAATGAACCTAAACCAACAAGGAATACAAATAACCAAGACTTTTAAGAGAAATAAAGGGCACATTCTGAGTGTTCGCATGaagcattttgtttgtttatttaaaaccatgactttaaaaaagtgaaatggCCTTTTGCATGGACTGTTAACATCTCAGTGATGTGTGCTGTACCTTTAAACAGGGTAAAAATGTGCATTGTTTGTGTTTATGTATAATTGTACAGTGGCACAGTAAAAAGGAATTTTGGTCCGACAAAGTCTATTTTGATTCATAATGCTTGTGATTGGTGAGGTAGCTCATTTATTTCGCAGCATGTTATGAAGGAATGTTGAAATATTTGTAAAGCAGTGTAATGTCTTCATTTCCACTGTGCTTTGTATGTTTGTTAAGGAAATAAACAAATCAGATGGCCGtgcgtttatttttatttaaaaacaatgattgTGTTCACAGTCACATTATTCTTTTATTACACATCAGACTTAAATTAATCTCATACATTCATTCTCACACCTCACCCCCAATACTTTAAGAAACTATTTTAACGACATGATTCAAATACGGCTTTTCTTCCAGGCACCACTTTGAGGTCCGGGATGAAggaaaacatgaatatgaactGCTTCAgttccacccccccaaaaaacaagttGCTTGCTATTAAGCATCCACTGGAATGGTTTTCAAATGAATACAcgtacacaaacacacgcaatgTTCTTAAAGGGTTCTTCATCTCTTAAGACACACACTTCAAAACATGGACGCACGCATCTGTGTCAGGACAAGGGGGAATGGATGTCTTATTTGGGCGAAAGAATTCAGGGGTCAGCCATGGCCCCGCGAGCGAGGCTGCTTTTGCCGCCTCGGTTTGAGGATGACGTAGCGCCTGAAGCTGGTGTGATGGTCAGATAGGAACGGGATATAAAAGGCTCTGAAGAATGGCGAGGACCTAGAAAGCAGACAGACTCATTTTACACAATTAATTTACTCAATTATGGTAGatatatatgcaaaaaaaaaacaattatacaaAATAAGACATATCTACTATATGCGCGATTTGAATGGGAAATACCTAGAAGTTTGGAGAAAAGGCTTATAAGCAATGACGTTCCACTCTTCCTTATTGGCTGCGTAGCGTGGTTCCAATGGCGTTTCTTCTTCTGTGTCGAGATCTACCAAGTAGTGGCAGTGTCGGAGGTCCACCTGGATAGAGGTAAAATTAGACATTTGTCATCAACTGATGAGATAGATTCCGTCCTGTGGTGGGGATGACGTACATATCTGCTTGGCTCTTCTAGATTTTGGTCATTCATATCTACAGGTATGATCTTGGTGGCTTGAGGACCCGAAGCGTACCGCTTGGGGAGTTGACCTTTGAACTCACTTTGGATGAAGTGTAGTTGCCAGCTGGAAATCAGGGACAGAAAATGTTGACAGTTCTTCATCAGCAATTCAGTAACCATTTAAAAACGTGTTCAGGAAAATTAACAAATTagcgatttttatttttagtcacGGATAAAAAATCTAGCACTGAATGCATTCACATGGTTGGACTTGAGATTTAACATCattagtttatttattcatgtatataAGTAGCTTGAGTTTGATGTATTTAATAAAAGGACACtatctattaatgaacatatatgtaatTAATCTCATTTCCATCTTGATGTTGTTAGAATGTAGAAGAACATTTGGACAATTTAGTTGGTCCAATCTCAGATTTGTGACTCCTTACTTGGGTGGAAGAAGGAAGCTGCTGGGGAAGCGATACCATTCCTTGCCCACACAAACGCTAACCGGTCTGCCTTCGGGGACCGAGTGT
The nucleotide sequence above comes from Stigmatopora argus isolate UIUO_Sarg chromosome 22, RoL_Sarg_1.0, whole genome shotgun sequence. Encoded proteins:
- the layna gene encoding layilin; amino-acid sequence: MYHQPSAPPSLGGLYMFQWNDDNCETKHNFICKYTAEKSGVSSPPNSTHADIFPSSVPWNPNDHSAKRNTAMNVIYIIIPTIPLILLLLTVTCVCCFKMLVARRTKKQKSEVTLTETGASPTDVYNMIRSQKDDDLVSTRPHTKNTSFLCSSPDTPTGDYDNLGGRDTESGFVTLASTESCFLNFDLNDLSLGRRGTRDLYNCSLGRPPKKDPADGGLARPGLFYDRSLSRRTTKSEHFGSGGAYGDHELFDDILAAKRELYEPKATAGGEAVKADLYQTYSNDGKVDSYQSILGTYGGRKPYQATLDGYKSGLNLNGGRRYLDEQHWLDSEKY